One Cucumis melo cultivar AY chromosome 8, USDA_Cmelo_AY_1.0, whole genome shotgun sequence genomic window, CTGAGCTTTTCCACTGGCTGATCTGATCAACATAAAGGCTCCTCCACCAATGCCACTTGATGCAGGACTAACAACCCCCAGGCAAAGAGCAGCAGCCACCGATGCATCAACAGCATGTCCTCCTTCGCGTAGAACATCCACGCCAATTTTGGAGCAACGGCTATCATCTGTGGCAACGGCACCATGGCTTGCTACAATAACTTCAGGTCGAGCTGTGGAGGTCGGAGTCAGCAACCCAATAGAAACAAGAACAATCACAAGCCACCGTATCAGCATTGCTGCAGCCACAAATGCAAACTATTATAGATTACTCAGTAAATAATACTGATCAGtttaattggaaaaaaaaaaagtaaatcaCTATCAGGAGAGCATACATTGATATATTCTTGCTGGCCAAACTATGTTTAAAGATATGATACAGATTAATggtcttaattattttttttaagtttttcaaATCAGCCCATTTGGTGAGGAtttgaaaattatattaaaagCAACATAACTAAATTCGTGATCACAATCAGGAGCGCATTCGTTGACAGACTTTTGCACGGCAAACCATGTTTAACATAGCACACCGTACAAAAAAAGATGGTTTTGATCTTTTATATAGTTTTTTAAATCAGCCCATGTGGAATTTACAAATAATGCCAGAAGCAACACGAGTGAAATGATTTCAGTATCTTTAAGGTGCAAAACAATTCCTTAGACCATGTTTTGTTCatgtagtttttgaaaatagaaCACGCGACAAAAGATAAGGTTGAATTTagttcatttttattttgttggcaTTAGAAGTTTATTTGGCAGTAAAATTTGCCAAGTGGATCTTTATGTGGAGATCCTTGTTTGGTAGTTAGTTTGAAAAGAATATGTGGCAGAATCTAACTGCTAAAAGTTGACAAATTGGAAAGGATTTTCTAAGAGAGACGGTATGCTGATAAAGAAAGAATGATTGAAACAATAGAGAAAATGAACAAATAGTGTACAAGAGGAAATAAACTTTTGCtagatttataaataaataggctcgttttgttatattgtaTTTAAAAACATTATTAATAAGACAAAAAACAACTCAAAATTCAATTTTACCTTTTTaagttcaatttttattttgttaaaattgattttaaatgattaaaagtgttttttcatgattttgaaaataacaaaaGCCATAACCCCATACCACCATCCAAATCTAATTCAAGACATCGATTACCATTTAAACGTGAATATTCTTCCTTCCTTTGTTAAACTAAGAAAAAATGTCAAAAAGTAAGCCACCCCGAAGTGAGAGTAATCACAATTAACATTTTAGACTTGCCCTCGAACATTTGTAAAAGTATCCACAAACATTTGTAGAACTTTCAACCTTTAAATTTGTATAATTGTTAAAATTGGCCTTGGAACGTCGTAGAAATTTGGCCAAACATTTGCAAAGAGCTTTCCGGACGATCCATGCCACCGTCGTTACGTTGCTCCTCAAATTACTCCTTTCGCTCTTCGCACCCCCCAAATATATAATCATTTTCCCCACTAATATTACTTAAATTTTCCATGGAAAACTGAAATGAGTTCAATTTCAGGAAAAACCTTTCCCCAAGATTCTGCTTTCAAAACCATGAATGATTTCAGAAAGACGAAATAAAATGGAGCGTTCTGATTCAAATCACCAACTTATAAACAAAAACCCAGAAACCAAAAGGCGAGAATGGATCACATTGAAGCAAGATTGAAATTACTCAATCAAACAGTGACTCACTTGGGATAATTTATTGGCTAAGTAAGAGAATCAGCTCGAATCCGCCCTTTCTTGTCGTCTTCTTCTTTTCGTAGCCGATTTATTTGGCAGCAGCCTTGTTCTTTCCTGgcaattaaagaaaaacaatcGCAATAAGGAAGTTGCATTGACATTGGGTGAAAAACAGGAAAGGAGGCGATATATCGTTATCATAATAGACGACTTTTGTGACAATTTTTGGTCGTTGTTTTTGTCTAAATCGTACAAATTAGGATTTAGGGTCTAGTTTTCATCTTTAGCGGCTTCGTCGAAGTTCACTTTACCTGTAAATTCTCCACTCCACATTTCTTGAGTTGTTCGTTTCAGATAATTTTCCGAAATTTCAAGGGCTAAAACTACGATCATCCAGAGGAGAAGAGCCATTGGTCGTCCGATTAGACACAACTTGAGCGGATCGATGAGAGGTAAGAGAAGAATCAAAAGAGGTTGCATAGACAATAGTTACTCTCGGAATCTTCCAGCACGAGAACCACTTTTCCATGAACCTTTGAAAAAGTTTGAACTTTCTTTGTCAGAACGCTTTTTCCATCGTGCGTGGATAACTAAAATACAAACTCTTGTACTCTAAAAGAATCTTAGCCAGTGATTTGATAATTTTACTTATTTTATGGTTGAATTTCATGAGTAACTCAGCAAACCTCCTCTACAAGATACAATCAACCATCCTTTTTGGAAACACTTTGAAAGTTTTGAATAACAATTGTTATGAAAAAGTCGTTCTGACATgcaattagaaaaaaaaaacagattaaTAGACTACTTGTGATCGTTCAAATACTCCTATCTTACTTAATTACGAAAATATGAAGAGACATTCATTTGCAACCATCCCAACTCAATATACTGAACTATTTGCTGCCTAACTTTACTTTGGTTAATCCTATGCCAAAATGAGTATCCCCTCTGTCCAAAAAAGATCTACAATCCTACTTTACAATCTCAAAATGAACCTTCTCTCCCCTTCTAAACactatcgttttatttctttccaTACTGAATTAAAACATTATTCATTCCGCTAACATGTCTTTTAACAATGGAAGCTGTTGAAGAGATCCGAGAATTCACAATCTCAAAGCCAGCCGGAGCCCCACCCTTCCTGGGATCACTTACTGCCACAAGTTTCCCACGTCACCACCTTGTCTCACTGACCTAAAACTTTCAACAATGAACCGACGAACTGTCCCTCCTCTGATCCCTTCTAAGACCTGACCCTTCTTATCAAGGGCTGCCCTTGTTTTAGCAGGCACTTCAAAATAATCACCAAACACATTGGTCCAATTCCCCATAGTTCAAACTGTTTGGAATCAGCTGCTTGTTTGCttcaattcaacaaaaaaatgtATTAGTTCCCAAATGACTAACATCTAGTAGTGCAAGAATGTTTAGATCGGATGAATCGATATAGAAGTATTACAAGACGGATCGGAGGAGTGCACGAACCGGACGATAAACGTAAGGAGTCATCACAAAATGATTCAACAAAACCTCTGCTACTCCAGCAATGATGAAGCCTCCACTTGCACAAATTGCAGCTTTTAGTTGACCATCCTGTAGATGaaattaatttcaaagaaaTCTTCAATTATAAGACACCTATAAAGGTAGTAACACTTTGAAATTCAAGTTAAGAAATTAGAATGAAAAAGAACATCGTTAGGAGATAGTAGGAGACATGGATGATAATGGCCTTTTCCTGCCTAATGAAATTGGCTGTTGCTAGGAGTTTATTAGCAGAAACATTCTTAGGGACAGAAAAATCATCCATTTGATTGTTCAAGACTATTCCTACATTCGGGAGAGTATCTGTGCTCCACAAAAGCGGTTCACGGTCGCAGTCAGCGAGACAGCATTATCAAGTGTTGAATAAAGAAGTTGGGCTGAATTTCATCACTTTCTGGGCCGGAGGCCCATTATAGGCCAATATGTAATATCCGACCCGCGTTGTTCGCATCCCGTCAACAGCACTATTATTCAATTTCAAACGACCATCTTCTCCCGCCCAATCTTCTTGCCCACGTCTCAACGTCGGTTCTCCGGCAGAGCTGAAAAAGAGGAAGAGACAGATTTCGCGGCAGTCACCGGCGTAGATTAATCCATTTATTTCCATCTCCCGCGCCTACATTTCTTCATGCTTTGGAATCCCACTGCGAGCTTCAATTAATTTCACTGCGCACTACATTAGGGTTTGAAAGTCTTTTATACAGTTGAAAATCCAGTGACGAAATACGGATTCATCTCAGAATGCTGCAACCTGAGTAGTTCAGTAAAGTCAAGAAAGATTGGTAGCTGAGAATGGCAAGGCGAAAGGCGAAGAAAACAGTTAAGAAGTCCAACCCTTCACCCGTACTAGAAGCAAAGGATGAAACAGCGAATGACGAGGATGGTATGTTGAAATTCGTAGTGATTTGATCCTTTTTCCAGAACCCGGAATTTAATTGAAAGAAAACTGTTTTGTTTCTCTTCCCGTTAACATAATTGTTCCGCTGTTTTCCCCTTTACTTGTGTTTAGTTGAACGGCATGCTGCTGCAATCCGTGCCATTCGGGATGTGGAGATCGGGCGTTTGATTACTGAATTGCGGTTGCTTCGTTCGTATTTCAACAAGGAGCAATTACAAACTCCTTtattgcaattcttcgaagaaaaacTTCCTAGGTTGTCTATTTCGAGAACAGGCGAACAAGGAGAAATTGAAGTACAATGGAAGGATACAGAGGATGAGTTACGCACCAATCCAGCTGATGGAATAGATATACATGCGTCTCTCCTTCACCGCCTGTCGATAGCTTATCCTAACTGCTCTGCCGGAATGCGATCTTTCAATGGATTCGAATTTTCCAGTAAATCAGGTATCTGTAGATTTTGGATTTTGGATCGCAAAATCAATTGGTAAACGCCCCCTTATATGATGCTTCTTTGTTGCAACTCACCTTCTTTTGTCTACTGGTGGCAGTGAAAACGAATCCTTTCATTGTCGAGAACCTGCAAATTCCGAACTTCGTAAGTAATTTTTGCATATGATATCTGAAATCGTATAATAGTAGAACCAGTTATATGGTGCGAGCTCACAACATATGATTTAGTTTGTCTATATCTTTTTGTTTCATGTTGCTGATTTGTGGAAGAACGCTACTAGAAATAAAACCGTGAACAATTTGGTATTGACTTATTGACTTATTGATTTATTAACGATTCTTGATTTTAGGATTTGGAGGAGCCCTCGGATAATATGGTGCTCGGCATGCCAGACATACTCCAAACTCCTGGGGTTCGTATCTTTATGGTTTTTGCATATCGCTTATTGCATTAGCCTTTTCATGTTAATATCCTATAGCTGTCTGTTATTGCCATTTTTTCACTATTTGGCGGCGTTTTCACTTAAATTATCTAGGCACATTGATTGTCGGGGTCTAAGGAATGGAATTACTGTATGATAGATAGGTGTCTGCCATCAAttattaatgttttattttcaataattaacggtgttttgttttaaatatgTAACGGTGTCTAAGCTAATTCATGTCTATTAGTTGGGATTTATTGCCTCAATCTGTCAATAAGTTTGAGTTGTGACTTCTTGGTTATAAGTTGGGATCTTGTTACCCACCATCAGTTAAACTTAGTGGTTAATGAAGTCTAAATGTAGGGAATAAGTTATCCCACTACCAAATATTTGATATCCTGCgagttttttgaaaattaaagtaGGGTCACATTATGATGGTTTTTTCTGTGAGGATAATTGAGGCTAAAAAGCGACTTAAAGAAGACATGACCTCCATATACTCATTAGTAAATTGGAAATGAACTTTGCACCTAGTATTAATAGAATGCTATTTGAA contains:
- the LOC103485008 gene encoding uncharacterized protein LOC103485008, which gives rise to MARRKAKKTVKKSNPSPVLEAKDETANDEDVERHAAAIRAIRDVEIGRLITELRLLRSYFNKEQLQTPLLQFFEEKLPRLSISRTGEQGEIEVQWKDTEDELRTNPADGIDIHASLLHRLSIAYPNCSAGMRSFNGFEFSSKSVKTNPFIVENLQIPNFDLEEPSDNMVLGMPDILQTPGVINQRLSIGMTPKTRRLPKPGEMLVSIHGSPLGVYKEDNMEAIHESEEG